The following is a genomic window from Fusibacter sp. A1.
CGATACCAAGTGATGCAAGTGTTTCGATAGCTTCTTGTGACCAACCTGATACATCGCCAAACGACGCGTCTTTTTCACCTTTTTTAAGGTTAAGCGCTCTAACAAGTAGTGCTGAGAACTCTTCGCGTGTGATATTGCTGTTTGGAGCAAAGTTGTCTTCTGACTTACCGTTGATGATGTGTCTTGAAGCAAGTACTTCAACCGCATCTTTAGCCCAAGCGATATCCGCTTTCACGTCAGCGAATTTTTTATCAAATGCCATGACTCTGAATTCACCGTCTTTAGCAGCATCTGCTACGATTTTACCGTCAACAAGTTTACCGCCTACGTATTCCCATGCTTGAGTTTCTTCGTTGTAGAAGTATACGCCAAGTTTTCTAGCGTCTTCGACGTCAGTAGGTACTGCTACTTCTACTTTTTCACCGGCTTTTTTCACTTGTCCAGGAGCTACAGGAGCAAAGCCTTTTTCTTCAGCTTTAGCTTCTTTTGCATCTGACGCTGGTGTCGCTGGTGTTGCTGGTGTCGCTGGTGTTGCTGGTGTTGCTGGTGTTGCTGGTGTTGCTGGTGTTGAGCTAGAATTTGATGATGAATTCTTCTTAATCATAAATTCTACCACAGTTTCGTTTCCTACATAGTCTGTAGCTTTTACAACAAACGTATTAGTTGTGTTTGGTAAGCTAACAGTCTGATTTAAGTTGTAAACGATAGCGGCATCTTTAATATCGCCAGCTTTTGGATCTTCAACGTGCTTATAAAGCTCGTCTCCATCTACCGATACAATAAGTGATGTAAAGTTATCTTTTACAAGACCTTTAATCGTATACGATGTAGCAGTACTGCTTACATGGATCACGTTGTTACTGTTCATTTCTTTAATCGTGATCACTGGAGCTGTTGCATCTACAAAGATTGTACGTTCAAACGCAAGCGTTTGGTCGTTAAGGTCCGTAGCAGCTACTTTGATTGTTTGCACGCCATCAAGTTTGTATGTTTTGTCAAATGCAAACTCATAGTTTTCAGTTGTTGGATTGTAAGTAGTCTCTACTTCAACACCGTCGATAGTGAATGTTTTAAGCTGTGTAGCTTCTGTAACATAACCATCAAAGTCAACTGTTCTAGATGAAAGCTGTGCAAATGGTTCTGGATTAATTAGGTGGATCCATGGTTCTTTAACATCAAGGTCAGCATTCACTGCCATGCTTGCAGAACCGACTGTGTTCATCGCATAGTCATTGACAAATACTTGTGCCATGTATGCTTTGTCTGTAGGTATATCGAAGATACCTGTGAAGTTTTCATCGACGATTGTGTCGTTAAGTACTAGTGTGTACATGACATCAACCGCTTTGTTGTCTGTAGCTACTGCAGTGATCGTGTCTGCATCCGCATCATAATCAACTGAAACGATTACCGGATCTACCGTATCGATAGTCACAGGGAACTCAACCGTTTGCCACTCCGCGCCTTCAAAATCGATTTTCGCTTTGATTTGGTAGAAGTAAGCACCGTCATCTGCGATTTCGTTTTTAATTTCTCCATCCCAGATCCAGTTTTCCTGAACTGTAACTTTTGCATATCTTCCATCGAAGTAATTCTTTCTGATGAATTCATCTGCAGTCAATTTTCTGATGACATTTTTATCTGCATCAAGAATATTGATTTCAAGTTCTTTGGCACTTCTTAAGAAAGTGATTTCTGGATAGATGTAATCAGCCATTCCATCACCATCTGGTGAGAACATGATTGCTTCTTTGTCGTAACCTTCTGAAGTTAAGCCAAGCGGTGTATTGAACTCGCCGTCATAATAGTTCATTGAAGTAGTATCGTCTGCTCCATAGAACGATAAGTCATCTACCTCGGCGTTATAAATATCCGTGTCGATGATTGGTGCTTGGTTCCAATCGCCATAGAATCCTGAGTAAGGAATAGACAATTGTGGTTGAACGTCTTCTACGTCTGTGAAGATGACAAAACCGTCTACAAAGTTACCGTTTTCAAAGACAGCTTTAAGAGGTGCTTCATACCACCAGTCTGTTGCATCAGATAAATCAATTGTGATATCAAGCGTAACACTCGAACCTGTAGTTACTGTGATCTGCTTGTTTTCACCTGTTAATTCTTGGTCGTCAACCGAAATCGAAACTAAGTTACTGCCCAAAATCGGTGTAGACGATTGCCAAATTTCTCCGCCGTAAGCGAAGTTTGTACCTACTGGTACTTCAAGATTATAAGTTGTTGTTCCACCTGCGAAGTTATCAAGCTTAACTTGGAAAGTAGTAACATCTCCAATTTCTTTTAAGTTAACTTTAGTAATATTTGTTGATGGATCTACCACAATCGCACCTGAAGTAGTTGCTGCATAAAGA
Proteins encoded in this region:
- a CDS encoding S8 family serine peptidase codes for the protein MKLRKQLSLFLVACMILSTFSFSFANVGIVKENSTPFVAKDLNSISSDPRLAGLSDNDTIRVIVQMQENPVIDYAIAKGVRLEDLSVNVIEKKVTDLQVTHDSVKKEIKTIADKVVYHNEFYNVFNGFSATMTVAEAKIAEKLAGVKSIVIAAVYERPEPLMTSSYEMTNSHLTWASGFDGEGMVVAVLDTGVDPDHKDMNSLENPENAKIQSLDGFDLPGKYFNEKVPYGYNYMDNNQEILDLGPDPSMHGMHVAGTVGANGDEDGIKGVAPQAQILAMKVFGNDPEISTTYSDIYVRAIEDALILGADAINMSLGSTASFLEDEEKDPARVAIKKATESGVIVAISAGNSDRFGSGYGDGPFANNPDVGVVGSPSLNPESLSVASIENISAMSPYMVAPTTTIGSIVYAAAGPTDPVDAFDGPVEYVYCGLGGSADDFPAEVDGKIALISRGSFTFVDKINNAVDAGAIGVIVFNNAAGSLVNMQYPDGQDVPAVFIGQEHGNALKDLDGTDDAFIEFTGLTTQAANPNYGKMSDFTSWGTTSSLDFKPEITAPGGQIYSTLQYDKYGMMSGTSMASPHVAGGAALVLQRIDQDFGLVGQERYQLAKNLMMSTAVPHTETEYAGLLPVYYMSPRRQGAGVMDLYAATTSGAIVVDPSTNITKVNLKEIGDVTTFQVKLDNFAGGTTTYNLEVPVGTNFAYGGEIWQSSTPILGSNLVSISVDDQELTGENKQITVTTGSSVTLDITIDLSDATDWWYEAPLKAVFENGNFVDGFVIFTDVEDVQPQLSIPYSGFYGDWNQAPIIDTDIYNAEVDDLSFYGADDTTSMNYYDGEFNTPLGLTSEGYDKEAIMFSPDGDGMADYIYPEITFLRSAKELEINILDADKNVIRKLTADEFIRKNYFDGRYAKVTVQENWIWDGEIKNEIADDGAYFYQIKAKIDFEGAEWQTVEFPVTIDTVDPVIVSVDYDADADTITAVATDNKAVDVMYTLVLNDTIVDENFTGIFDIPTDKAYMAQVFVNDYAMNTVGSASMAVNADLDVKEPWIHLINPEPFAQLSSRTVDFDGYVTEATQLKTFTIDGVEVETTYNPTTENYEFAFDKTYKLDGVQTIKVAATDLNDQTLAFERTIFVDATAPVITIKEMNSNNVIHVSSTATSYTIKGLVKDNFTSLIVSVDGDELYKHVEDPKAGDIKDAAIVYNLNQTVSLPNTTNTFVVKATDYVGNETVVEFMIKKNSSSNSSSTPATPATPATPATPATPATPATPASDAKEAKAEEKGFAPVAPGQVKKAGEKVEVAVPTDVEDARKLGVYFYNEETQAWEYVGGKLVDGKIVADAAKDGEFRVMAFDKKFADVKADIAWAKDAVEVLASRHIINGKSEDNFAPNSNITREEFSALLVRALNLKKGEKDASFGDVSGWSQEAIETLASLGIVSGSNGKFNPKENINREQMAVMIVRALEATGATVETGTGTSFGDAATVSTWATDAVDFASKAGIIQGSNGNFAPQANATRAQTAVMIYRLLDLLGDF